One part of the Anaeromyxobacter sp. Fw109-5 genome encodes these proteins:
- a CDS encoding branched-chain amino acid ABC transporter permease — MSGRALRRWAWAGLVLLGLVAPYLVYPVFAMNVLCLALFASAFNLLLGYAGLLSFGHAAFLGSAAYVTGYALRSWGLPTELGVLAGTAVATLLGLVFGALAIRRSGIYFAMITLGFAQLVYFLVVQLPWTGGEDGLQGIPRGRALGLIALDRPLTMYYFVFGAFLAGFWLVQRAIHSPFGHVLRAIRENEPRALSLGYDVPRYKLLAFVLSAGLSGLAGSLKAVVLQFASLSDVHWHRSGEVVLMTLLGGMGTVMGPSVGALLVLTLENYLADMGSWVTVITGAVFVACVLAFRRGIVGEVRAIVRRSFIGGKP; from the coding sequence GTGAGCGGGCGCGCGCTGCGGCGGTGGGCCTGGGCCGGCCTGGTCCTCCTCGGGCTCGTCGCGCCGTACCTCGTGTACCCCGTGTTCGCGATGAACGTGCTCTGCCTGGCGCTGTTCGCGAGCGCGTTCAACCTCCTGCTCGGCTACGCGGGCCTGCTCTCCTTCGGCCACGCGGCGTTCCTCGGCTCCGCGGCGTACGTCACCGGGTACGCGCTGCGGAGCTGGGGGTTGCCGACGGAGCTGGGGGTGCTCGCCGGGACGGCGGTCGCGACGCTGCTCGGGCTCGTGTTCGGCGCGCTCGCGATCCGCCGCTCCGGGATCTACTTCGCGATGATCACGCTCGGCTTCGCCCAGCTCGTCTACTTCCTGGTGGTCCAGCTGCCGTGGACCGGCGGGGAGGACGGGCTGCAGGGGATCCCGCGCGGCCGGGCGCTCGGCCTGATCGCGCTCGATCGGCCGCTCACGATGTACTACTTCGTGTTCGGCGCGTTCCTGGCGGGCTTCTGGCTCGTCCAGCGCGCCATTCACTCACCGTTCGGGCACGTGCTGCGCGCGATCCGGGAGAACGAGCCGCGCGCGCTCTCCCTGGGCTACGACGTGCCTCGCTACAAGCTGCTCGCGTTCGTGCTCTCGGCCGGGCTCTCGGGGCTCGCCGGGTCGCTGAAGGCGGTGGTGCTCCAGTTCGCGTCCCTCTCGGACGTCCACTGGCACCGCTCCGGAGAGGTCGTGCTCATGACGCTGCTCGGCGGCATGGGGACGGTGATGGGCCCCTCCGTCGGCGCGCTGCTCGTCCTCACGCTCGAGAACTACCTCGCGGACATGGGCTCCTGGGTCACGGTCATCACCGGGGCCGTGTTCGTGGCGTGCGTCCTCGCCTTCCGCCGCGGCATCGTCGGCGAGGTGCGGGCGATCGTGCGCCGGTCCTTCATCGGAGGGAAGCCATGA